The following proteins are encoded in a genomic region of Synechococcus sp. CBW1002:
- a CDS encoding glycoside hydrolase family 10 protein, whose protein sequence is MKRALSARCSAESQHPLYRLLRLGGALALAAAFVSGPAAVPTGAVERDRRAPAPNRSAPQSQPRPRLQDLLQASGGRRVGVWLTNSPSPLYYDAGRIERAVQELADAGFNTLYPNVWSRGTTFHRSRWAPMEPALLRAGADLDPICRLTQAAQRRGLQVIPWFEYGLMEPADAEVVRRHPEWLLQRRDGSSLYAMHGADLRTSPLKDLRVWLNPAHPGVRSRFIGLVSEIVQRCGVDGIQLDDHFAWPVDLGYDPYTRALYRAETGREPPDNATDRDWMRWRRQQLTGLLRDLRSSLGKLDRDRRTVVSLSPGPFRFAYNHWLQDWELWALGELIDDLVVQNYAYSVAGFAKDLNQPALVKARQWGMPVEIGILAGFGGRTPPMSQLEEKARLAAQRGHGVIYFYWEGLWGQHAGPEGGAQRKAAFRRLHGQIFR, encoded by the coding sequence ATGAAGAGAGCTCTGTCAGCTCGATGTTCCGCTGAGTCGCAGCATCCCCTCTACAGGCTGCTGAGACTGGGCGGCGCCCTTGCGCTGGCAGCAGCCTTCGTCTCCGGCCCTGCGGCCGTCCCAACCGGTGCGGTGGAGCGCGATCGGCGAGCTCCGGCCCCCAATCGCTCCGCGCCGCAGTCCCAACCCCGCCCGCGCCTGCAGGATCTGCTGCAGGCCAGTGGTGGCCGGCGTGTCGGGGTGTGGCTCACGAACAGTCCGAGCCCGCTGTACTACGACGCCGGCAGGATCGAGCGGGCGGTTCAGGAGCTCGCCGATGCCGGCTTCAACACCCTCTACCCCAACGTCTGGAGCCGAGGCACCACTTTCCACCGCAGCCGCTGGGCGCCCATGGAGCCGGCCCTGCTGCGGGCCGGTGCCGACCTCGATCCGATCTGCCGGCTCACCCAAGCCGCCCAGCGCCGCGGCCTGCAGGTGATTCCCTGGTTTGAATACGGCCTGATGGAGCCGGCCGATGCGGAGGTGGTACGCCGCCATCCAGAGTGGCTGCTCCAGCGGCGCGATGGCAGCAGCCTCTATGCGATGCATGGCGCCGATCTGCGCACATCGCCGCTGAAGGACCTGCGGGTGTGGCTCAATCCGGCCCATCCGGGAGTGCGCAGCCGCTTCATCGGTCTGGTCAGCGAGATCGTGCAGCGCTGCGGAGTGGACGGCATCCAGCTCGACGACCACTTCGCCTGGCCCGTGGATCTGGGCTACGACCCCTACACCCGGGCGCTCTACCGCGCCGAGACCGGCCGCGAACCACCCGACAACGCCACCGACCGGGACTGGATGCGCTGGCGGCGGCAGCAACTCACCGGACTGCTGCGGGATCTGCGCAGCTCCCTCGGCAAGCTGGATCGGGATCGGCGCACGGTGGTGAGCCTCTCGCCCGGCCCGTTCCGTTTCGCCTACAACCACTGGCTGCAGGACTGGGAGCTGTGGGCGCTGGGGGAACTGATCGACGACCTGGTGGTGCAGAACTACGCCTATTCCGTGGCCGGTTTCGCCAAGGATCTCAATCAGCCGGCCCTGGTGAAGGCGCGGCAGTGGGGCATGCCGGTGGAGATCGGCATCCTGGCCGGCTTCGGGGGCCGCACGCCGCCGATGAGCCAGCTGGAGGAGAAGGCGCGCCTGGCGGCCCAGCGGGGCCACGGCGTCATTTACTTCTACTGGGAAGGGCTCTGGGGCCAGCACGCCGGACCGGAGGGGGGCGCCCAGAGGAAGGCCGCTTTCCGCCGACTGCATGGGCAGATCTTTCGCTGA
- a CDS encoding ribose-phosphate pyrophosphokinase: MTSFLTADRVEQQSSPTQSAQDTRRLRLFSGSSNPHLAREIAAYLGVPDGPCVIKRFADGELYIQIQESIRGCDVFLIQPTCAPVNDHLMELLIMVDACRRASARQITAVIPYYGYARADRKTAGRESITAKLVANLLVKSGVDRVLAMDLHSSQIQGYFDIPCDHIYGSPVLVDYLRTRNLGEVVVVSPDVGGVARARAFAKQMNDAPLAIIDKRRSGHNVAESLTVIGDVADKTAVLIDDMIDTGGTIYQGAKLLRERGAARVLACATHAVFSPPAVERLSTPGLFEEVVVTNSIPLVPERSFPQLQVLSVANMLGEAIWRIHEESSVSSMFR; this comes from the coding sequence GTGACCAGTTTCTTGACCGCTGATCGGGTGGAGCAGCAGTCCAGTCCCACCCAGTCAGCCCAGGACACGCGGCGGCTGCGGCTGTTCAGCGGCTCCTCCAACCCCCATCTGGCCCGCGAGATCGCCGCCTACCTGGGGGTTCCGGATGGCCCGTGCGTGATCAAGCGCTTCGCCGACGGCGAGCTGTACATCCAGATTCAGGAGTCGATCCGCGGCTGCGATGTTTTCCTGATCCAGCCCACCTGCGCTCCGGTGAATGATCACCTGATGGAGCTGCTGATCATGGTGGATGCCTGCCGCCGCGCCTCGGCCCGGCAGATCACCGCGGTGATCCCTTATTACGGCTACGCCCGCGCCGACCGCAAGACCGCCGGCCGCGAATCGATCACGGCCAAACTGGTGGCCAATCTGCTGGTCAAGTCCGGTGTGGATCGGGTGCTGGCGATGGACCTGCATTCCTCCCAGATCCAGGGGTATTTCGATATCCCCTGCGATCACATCTACGGCTCACCGGTGCTGGTCGACTATCTCCGCACCCGCAACCTCGGGGAGGTGGTCGTGGTGTCGCCGGATGTGGGTGGGGTGGCCCGGGCCCGCGCCTTCGCCAAGCAGATGAACGATGCCCCCCTGGCGATCATCGACAAACGGCGCAGTGGTCACAACGTGGCCGAGAGCCTCACCGTGATCGGGGATGTGGCCGACAAAACCGCCGTGTTGATCGACGACATGATCGACACCGGCGGCACCATCTACCAGGGCGCCAAGCTGCTGCGGGAACGGGGTGCTGCCCGGGTGCTCGCCTGCGCCACCCATGCCGTGTTCTCGCCGCCGGCGGTGGAGCGCCTCTCCACCCCTGGCCTGTTCGAAGAAGTGGTGGTGACCAACAGCATCCCGTTGGTCCCGGAGCGCTCGTTCCCGCAGCTCCAGGTTCTCTCGGTGGCCAACATGCTTGGAGAAGCGATCTGGCGTATTCATGAAGAGAGCTCTGTCAGCTCGATGTTCCGCTGA
- a CDS encoding LCP family protein codes for MRDTDPSTSSSSAEHSAAPRVRPVGKGHRWRALGRVVIALAGAGLGISVLGWIWPVQDSRSPDDRPSTASDLAEPPRRPITLLVVGLDSDRLPGSPQTPPATSASPAQDTAAKDNATAAKPAPSPNSDALLLVRVDPEGPLQVLGLPTELAVNLPGQKRPQALGSLYRTGGVALTGDAVRELLKLEPGEPDRYLVLSRAGLRSLVDALGRLEVNPPRKMLYEDKAQGYRIDLQSGLQQLDGAQVEQLLRYRDPSLGELSRRQQQELVVLALIESLAQPARLANLPDLVQKLRSEVDTNLEPSETLSLLAAGLARPGEVRFLSLPLGPAKATYGGLRQLETKAPLPPWKTKT; via the coding sequence ATGCGGGACACCGACCCTTCCACCTCCAGCTCCTCAGCGGAACATTCCGCCGCGCCGCGGGTCCGCCCCGTCGGCAAGGGCCATCGCTGGCGAGCCCTGGGCCGTGTCGTCATCGCCCTCGCCGGCGCTGGTCTCGGCATCTCCGTGCTGGGCTGGATCTGGCCCGTTCAGGACTCCCGCAGCCCCGACGACCGCCCCAGCACAGCAAGCGATCTGGCCGAGCCACCACGCCGGCCGATCACGTTGCTGGTGGTGGGGCTGGATTCCGATCGCCTGCCTGGCTCACCCCAGACCCCGCCAGCCACCAGCGCGTCGCCCGCTCAGGACACCGCCGCGAAGGACAACGCCACCGCCGCCAAGCCTGCCCCGAGCCCCAACAGCGACGCGCTGCTGCTGGTGCGGGTCGATCCGGAAGGTCCTCTGCAGGTGCTCGGCCTGCCCACTGAACTGGCCGTGAATCTGCCTGGTCAGAAACGTCCCCAGGCTCTGGGCAGCCTCTACCGCACGGGCGGGGTCGCCCTGACCGGCGATGCGGTGCGCGAACTGCTGAAGCTGGAGCCCGGCGAGCCGGACCGCTATCTGGTGCTCTCCCGCGCCGGACTGCGCAGCCTGGTGGATGCCCTGGGCCGGCTGGAGGTCAATCCACCCCGCAAGATGCTCTACGAAGACAAGGCGCAGGGCTACCGCATTGATCTGCAGAGCGGTCTGCAGCAACTCGACGGTGCCCAGGTGGAGCAGTTGCTGCGCTACCGCGATCCCAGCCTCGGCGAGCTCAGTCGCCGCCAGCAGCAGGAGCTGGTGGTGCTCGCCCTGATTGAGAGCCTGGCTCAGCCGGCCCGCTTGGCCAATCTGCCGGACCTGGTGCAGAAGCTGCGCAGCGAGGTGGACACGAACCTCGAGCCCAGCGAGACCCTCAGCCTGCTGGCCGCTGGTCTGGCCCGCCCTGGGGAGGTGCGCTTCCTGTCGCTGCCGCTGGGGCCGGCCAAAGCGACATACGGCGGCCTGCGGCAGCTCGAGACCAAAGCCCCCCTGCCGCCCTGGAAGACGAAGACCTGA
- a CDS encoding Coenzyme F420 hydrogenase/dehydrogenase, beta subunit C-terminal domain, which produces MTAASSTPSGATAGSATPPHERSRPLAKGSVYPAKDLCSQCGLCDTRWVAYVRRACAFLSQNFETMEASAHGRSRRLDDEDELYFGVQQRMLSARLQQPIAGAQWTGIVSRIGVRALETGLVDAVLCVGQSPDDRFTPVPVLARTAEQVLAARVNKPTLSPNLEVLEQLPGSGIQRLLAIGVGCQIQALRAVQTTLPLDELYVLGLPCVDNVSREGLQTFLESASRSPATVVHYEFMQDFRIHFRHSDGSEETVPFFGLDTPKLKDVFAPSCLSCFDYTNAGADLVVGYMGASFGRQWITVRNPRGQVLLDLVEPELDTAPVTSRGDRRAAVQQGIDAYDKALKLPRWLAELVGFLVQRVGPQGLEYGRFSIDSHFTRNALWLRRHHPEMAERHIPAFARRIVERYRIPSP; this is translated from the coding sequence TTGACCGCAGCCTCCAGCACGCCGTCCGGCGCCACCGCGGGCTCCGCCACGCCACCGCACGAGCGGTCCCGCCCCCTGGCCAAGGGCAGCGTCTATCCAGCCAAGGACCTCTGCAGTCAGTGCGGCCTCTGCGACACCCGCTGGGTGGCCTACGTGCGCCGCGCCTGCGCCTTTCTGAGCCAGAACTTCGAGACCATGGAGGCGTCCGCCCACGGTCGCAGCCGCCGGCTCGATGACGAGGACGAGCTCTACTTCGGCGTGCAGCAGCGGATGCTTTCGGCCCGGCTGCAGCAGCCGATCGCCGGAGCCCAGTGGACCGGCATCGTCAGCCGGATCGGCGTGCGAGCCCTGGAGACCGGTCTTGTCGATGCCGTGCTCTGCGTGGGCCAGAGCCCTGACGATCGCTTCACCCCCGTGCCGGTACTGGCCCGCACCGCCGAGCAGGTGCTGGCGGCCCGGGTCAACAAGCCCACCCTCTCGCCCAACCTTGAAGTGCTGGAGCAGCTGCCCGGCAGCGGCATCCAGAGGTTGCTGGCCATCGGCGTGGGCTGTCAGATCCAGGCCCTGCGGGCCGTGCAGACGACCTTGCCTCTCGACGAGCTCTACGTGCTGGGGCTGCCCTGCGTCGACAACGTCAGCCGCGAAGGCCTGCAGACCTTCCTCGAAAGCGCCAGCCGCTCTCCCGCGACGGTGGTGCACTACGAGTTCATGCAGGACTTCCGCATCCACTTCCGCCACAGCGACGGCAGCGAGGAGACCGTTCCGTTCTTCGGGCTGGACACCCCGAAGCTCAAGGATGTCTTCGCCCCCAGCTGCCTGAGTTGCTTCGACTACACCAATGCCGGTGCCGATCTGGTGGTGGGGTACATGGGGGCCAGCTTCGGCCGCCAGTGGATCACGGTGCGCAACCCCAGGGGGCAGGTGCTGCTGGATCTGGTGGAGCCCGAGCTGGATACCGCTCCCGTCACCAGCCGCGGTGATCGGCGTGCCGCCGTGCAGCAGGGCATCGACGCCTACGACAAGGCCCTGAAACTGCCCCGTTGGCTGGCCGAACTGGTCGGTTTCCTGGTGCAGCGGGTGGGCCCGCAGGGTCTGGAGTACGGCCGCTTCTCGATTGATTCCCACTTCACCCGCAATGCCCTGTGGCTGCGGCGCCATCACCCGGAGATGGCGGAGCGTCATATCCCCGCCTTCGCCCGTCGGATCGTTGAGCGCTACCGCATCCCCTCTCCATGA
- the malQ gene encoding 4-alpha-glucanotransferase, whose translation MSDRLCGVLLHPTALPGTPVCGTFGSHAHALIDLLADQGIAAWQLLPLAPTDGTGSPYSSPSGSALNPWLLDADDLVTQGFLEPGDLEALPSDGSEPMAESSAGAPGPAPLDLSLAPARAAALGRLLVQRWASQPLDQKQRFGRWRRQQRSWLRDHCRFMVLRRLQEGQPWWNWPGPLARRHSRALRTLDQQHGPALLEEGLLQWHLQRQWDGLQRHAHRRGVQLIGDLPFYVAHDSADVWRHRSLFSLQFDGSLAQQSGVPPDYFSATGQLWGTPVYRWSAHWLGGFRWWLRRLGRQLQLFDRLRLDHFRALQAYWSIPGSDTTAQNGTWQPSPGWPLLALLWLDCWRRGGLLPDGRLPLIAEDLGVITPAVEALRDSFALPGMKILQFAFDGNADNPYLPANYRGNRWVVYTGTHDNATSRSWWDGLDQGGRDRVRAVVGADVTAPGWQLLEAALATEAELVVVPLQDLLELDDRARFNTPGTTGGNWCWRLNRSISDLKGPLLGFGRLADRYGRSSPVGLGGAG comes from the coding sequence ATGAGTGACCGCCTCTGCGGGGTGCTGCTGCATCCCACCGCCCTGCCGGGCACGCCGGTGTGCGGCACCTTCGGTTCGCACGCCCATGCCCTGATCGACCTCCTGGCCGATCAGGGCATCGCTGCCTGGCAACTGCTGCCCCTGGCCCCCACCGACGGCACCGGCTCCCCCTACAGCTCCCCCAGCGGGTCGGCCCTCAATCCCTGGCTGCTGGATGCAGACGATCTGGTGACCCAGGGCTTTCTCGAGCCTGGCGATCTGGAGGCCCTGCCGAGCGATGGCTCCGAGCCGATGGCTGAGAGCTCCGCTGGAGCTCCCGGGCCGGCACCGCTCGACCTGAGCCTGGCCCCAGCCCGGGCGGCGGCCCTGGGTCGTCTGCTGGTCCAGCGCTGGGCCAGCCAGCCGCTGGACCAGAAACAGCGCTTTGGCCGCTGGCGCCGGCAGCAGCGTTCCTGGCTGCGGGACCACTGCCGTTTCATGGTGCTGCGGCGGCTGCAGGAGGGCCAGCCCTGGTGGAACTGGCCCGGCCCCCTGGCCCGCCGCCACAGCCGTGCCCTGCGGACCCTCGATCAACAACACGGCCCAGCCCTGCTGGAAGAGGGGTTGCTGCAGTGGCATCTGCAGCGTCAGTGGGATGGGCTGCAGCGCCATGCCCACCGCCGCGGCGTGCAGCTGATCGGTGATCTGCCCTTCTATGTGGCCCACGACAGCGCCGATGTCTGGCGTCACCGCTCCCTGTTCTCCCTCCAGTTCGACGGCAGCCTCGCCCAGCAGAGCGGTGTTCCGCCCGACTACTTCTCCGCCACCGGCCAGCTCTGGGGCACCCCGGTGTACCGCTGGAGCGCCCACTGGCTGGGGGGGTTCCGCTGGTGGCTGCGGCGCCTGGGTCGCCAGCTTCAGCTGTTCGACCGGCTGAGGCTGGATCACTTCCGGGCCCTGCAGGCCTACTGGAGCATCCCCGGCAGCGACACCACCGCCCAGAACGGCACCTGGCAGCCCTCCCCAGGCTGGCCCCTGCTGGCGCTGCTCTGGCTCGACTGCTGGCGGCGCGGCGGGTTGCTCCCCGATGGCCGGCTGCCCCTGATCGCCGAGGACCTGGGGGTGATCACGCCAGCGGTGGAGGCGCTGCGCGACAGCTTCGCCCTGCCCGGCATGAAGATCCTCCAGTTCGCCTTCGATGGCAACGCGGACAATCCCTACCTGCCGGCCAACTACCGCGGCAACCGCTGGGTGGTGTACACCGGCACCCACGACAACGCCACCAGCCGCAGCTGGTGGGATGGGCTCGATCAGGGCGGCCGCGACCGGGTCCGCGCGGTTGTCGGCGCTGACGTGACGGCGCCGGGCTGGCAACTGCTGGAGGCAGCCCTGGCCACCGAGGCCGAACTGGTGGTGGTGCCCTTGCAGGACCTGCTGGAACTGGACGACCGGGCCCGCTTCAACACCCCTGGAACCACCGGTGGGAACTGGTGCTGGCGCCTGAATCGATCGATCAGTGACCTGAAAGGTCCGCTGCTCGGTTTCGGCCGGCTGGCGGATCGCTACGGACGCTCCTCGCCGGTGGGTCTGGGAGGAGCGGGCTGA
- a CDS encoding helix-turn-helix domain-containing protein, whose translation MNLRPGKPSTRSVPRRLLGWLRRSRPESPTGGPSGVEQDPLLLAGRQLREQREARGLNLRELAQETRISTPVLEALERGWRDRLPEVTYLRTMLPLIERYLALPPGSLDAALPAPVNEARPSSRRMLLQRFTPGSIDVFTTWQGTVLYGLLTLGLVYAVNLQQQRLAAEGLLSSRPISPLPRSEQVRTQDPAAQLLAIHPELRPLTLTARGQGLPQLRRELAKGSPETLGVLSLELAAPSQVEITPSQGGNTRLEGVNGTLSLPILPPFELRIEPAAAARAVRWNGAPLPPLAGNPAGRFRYPAVIAAPPAPKRPETPVAQPAPPRPTGEERP comes from the coding sequence GTGAACCTCCGCCCCGGTAAGCCCTCGACGCGCTCCGTGCCGCGGCGCCTGTTGGGCTGGCTCCGGCGTTCCCGGCCCGAATCCCCGACCGGCGGTCCCAGCGGGGTCGAACAGGATCCGCTGCTGCTGGCCGGACGGCAGCTGCGGGAGCAGCGCGAGGCCCGCGGCCTCAACCTACGGGAACTCGCCCAGGAAACCCGCATCAGCACCCCTGTGCTGGAGGCGCTCGAGCGCGGCTGGCGTGACCGCCTGCCGGAGGTGACCTACCTACGCACCATGCTGCCGCTGATTGAGCGATACCTGGCACTCCCCCCCGGGAGTCTCGATGCGGCCCTGCCTGCGCCGGTGAACGAGGCCCGGCCTTCCAGTCGCCGGATGCTGCTGCAGCGCTTCACCCCCGGCTCGATCGATGTCTTCACCACCTGGCAGGGCACGGTGCTCTACGGCCTGCTCACCCTGGGCCTGGTGTACGCGGTGAACCTGCAGCAGCAGCGCCTCGCCGCCGAGGGGTTGCTGAGCTCGCGGCCGATTTCCCCCCTGCCCCGTTCCGAACAGGTGCGGACCCAGGATCCAGCCGCGCAGCTGCTGGCGATTCATCCGGAGTTGCGTCCCCTGACGCTCACGGCCAGAGGTCAGGGGCTCCCCCAGCTGCGGCGGGAGCTGGCCAAGGGAAGCCCGGAGACGCTCGGGGTGCTGAGCCTGGAGCTGGCCGCCCCCAGCCAGGTGGAGATCACCCCCTCCCAGGGAGGAAACACGCGTCTGGAGGGCGTGAACGGCACGCTCAGCCTGCCGATCCTGCCGCCGTTCGAGCTGCGGATCGAACCGGCCGCGGCGGCACGGGCGGTGCGCTGGAACGGGGCGCCGCTGCCCCCCCTGGCTGGCAATCCCGCTGGCCGCTTCCGCTACCCGGCCGTGATCGCCGCCCCCCCGGCCCCAAAACGACCGGAGACTCCCGTCGCTCAGCCCGCTCCTCCCAGACCCACCGGCGAGGAGCGTCCGTAG